One region of Candidatus Zixiibacteriota bacterium genomic DNA includes:
- a CDS encoding choice-of-anchor B family protein, translated as MAVCPRLLLCGLVVVIFAIPANAEVGPCDTLPPRTVIAFDSIASFTGYTEGNDCWGWVSPGGIEYAIYGARGGLAFINLNTMQEDDFVSGPNCIWRDIKSYRNYCYEVTECGPGLKIIDMSFLPDSVHVVGTFTGGSTRSHNLTIDTAKGYAYLVRQNYSGFRVISLANPESPAELPGVNTGDAHDVYARNDTVWAAEGWDSQFSIWDMSNKSSPQMLALVTVPGQGYLHNIWPMDYMPYVVTTEETAGHTIKIWNTADLQDISLVAQYLAPSGLAHNAHIVGKYLFLSHYESGVVVVDLTFPECPVEMARFDTYPDRELSGYNGCWGVYPHAGTNRIYASNIEGNIMIFETDIRVVGFGGGPLVGAAPLSSSFLSYAQGDIVSQTWDFGDGAFGNGTVGAHAYGPGIYDVALDVTFPESTTTIGYAHYVTALAESLTVEDVALMPGQAGYWEAGLINHVPILETTIPVSMSGVPSQAVFDSVSRAGTRTEYFEVVTIPYDNHAGGQVYVRLIADGGGGSPPLAPGTGPILRVYYHLLPTASPGSVLTLSTDDFSGPVGGGIQLDAKTTTAAFVPSPDGGTLTVLTPPCECPCYGDPSCNGVVDVFDVVETVDVAFRAESPPFDFGCPSARTDADCDGLTNVFDVVAMVDVAFRSGDPQTTFCDPCEL; from the coding sequence ATGGCGGTCTGTCCCCGATTGTTGTTGTGTGGTCTTGTTGTAGTCATCTTTGCCATTCCCGCCAATGCTGAAGTGGGGCCGTGCGACACATTGCCGCCGCGCACGGTCATCGCCTTCGACAGTATCGCGTCGTTTACCGGCTATACCGAGGGGAACGACTGCTGGGGCTGGGTGTCGCCGGGCGGCATCGAGTATGCCATCTATGGTGCGCGCGGCGGGCTGGCGTTCATCAATCTGAATACGATGCAGGAAGACGACTTTGTCTCCGGCCCCAACTGCATCTGGCGCGACATCAAGTCGTACCGCAACTATTGCTACGAAGTCACCGAGTGCGGCCCGGGGCTGAAGATCATCGACATGAGCTTTCTGCCCGACAGCGTGCACGTGGTCGGGACCTTCACCGGCGGTTCGACCCGTTCGCACAATCTCACCATCGACACGGCGAAGGGATACGCGTACCTCGTGCGTCAGAACTATTCGGGCTTCCGGGTGATCTCGCTGGCCAACCCCGAATCGCCCGCCGAATTGCCCGGGGTCAACACCGGCGATGCGCACGATGTCTATGCGCGCAACGATACGGTCTGGGCGGCCGAAGGATGGGATTCGCAGTTTTCGATCTGGGACATGAGCAACAAGTCGTCGCCGCAGATGCTGGCATTGGTCACTGTTCCGGGGCAGGGCTACCTGCACAACATCTGGCCGATGGACTACATGCCGTACGTGGTCACAACCGAGGAAACCGCCGGACACACGATCAAAATCTGGAACACCGCCGACCTGCAAGACATCTCGCTGGTCGCGCAATATCTCGCGCCGTCCGGACTGGCGCACAACGCGCACATCGTCGGCAAGTACCTCTTTCTCTCGCACTATGAGTCGGGCGTCGTCGTCGTCGATCTGACATTCCCGGAGTGCCCGGTGGAAATGGCGCGTTTCGACACATACCCCGATCGCGAGTTATCGGGCTACAACGGCTGCTGGGGAGTCTATCCGCACGCGGGCACCAATCGCATCTACGCCTCGAACATCGAAGGCAACATCATGATCTTCGAGACCGACATTCGTGTGGTCGGATTCGGCGGCGGTCCTCTGGTCGGCGCAGCGCCTTTGAGTTCGTCTTTTCTCAGCTATGCGCAGGGCGATATTGTCAGCCAGACGTGGGATTTCGGCGATGGTGCCTTCGGTAACGGCACCGTGGGGGCACACGCGTACGGGCCGGGGATCTATGACGTCGCCTTGGATGTGACGTTTCCGGAGAGCACGACCACGATCGGATACGCTCATTATGTCACGGCGCTGGCGGAATCGCTCACGGTCGAAGATGTCGCGTTGATGCCGGGCCAGGCCGGGTACTGGGAGGCCGGGCTCATCAATCACGTGCCGATTCTGGAAACGACGATACCGGTCTCGATGAGCGGTGTGCCGTCGCAGGCGGTGTTTGACTCCGTCAGCCGAGCGGGGACACGCACGGAGTACTTTGAAGTTGTGACGATTCCCTATGACAACCACGCGGGCGGGCAGGTGTATGTCCGTCTTATCGCCGATGGCGGGGGCGGTTCACCGCCCTTGGCGCCCGGAACCGGTCCGATTTTGAGGGTGTACTATCATCTGCTGCCGACGGCTTCGCCGGGGTCGGTGCTGACTCTGTCGACGGACGATTTCAGCGGTCCGGTCGGTGGTGGGATTCAACTGGATGCGAAAACGACGACCGCCGCGTTTGTTCCATCGCCCGACGGGGGCACGCTGACCGTGCTGACGCCGCCGTGCGAGTGTCCCTGCTACGGCGACCCCTCATGCAACGGCGTCGTCGATGTGTTCGACGTTGTCGAAACAGTCGATGTGGCG